One Melitaea cinxia chromosome 20, ilMelCinx1.1, whole genome shotgun sequence DNA segment encodes these proteins:
- the LOC123663677 gene encoding uncharacterized protein LOC123663677 — MSSRGDSLKLPKSPCKSDSEQDLLVDLKHTRGSIKLRLTSFKKYLYNLNVEQIAIDSIKKAELKLRMQSAQESYDAFNKIQCKIELVSDDMKDHTEYRENFEDIYFSCMASAQSLIESNMNDGSNCNSSLTSSIKLPQIKLPSFNGSYDQWLEFKNSYVSMIHMRSDLDAIQKFHYLRSSLSGSAYQVISALEFTALNYSHAWALLENRFNNERLLVHNHIKALFTVPGMNKESPKQIRILIDTILRNLRALKTLNEPTEHWDTLIIYLIASKLDVSTEKEWENYKGSITYATQKDSNPKLKLDDLLTFLRNRADTLEMIHANHTGASSQKSHDNRPHCDIKKPTSQTKLHSFISTRKDSLNKSGSNKRSYNCVACSSNHALYTCPIFLNLTVKDRIKLIDDNKVCRNCLRSGHAIENCLFGPCKHCQSKHNTLLHLGSINNVLLPPIYSMNKESADRDSATTTSTALHSTRTNLNIDSTADESRMLSHSVLLSTALTFKYGRHIFLTLLWTCSLTGSYMHTHFVWGI, encoded by the coding sequence ATGAGTAGTAGGGGTGATAGCTTGAAATTGCCAAAATCTCCATGCAAATCAGATTCGGAACAGGATTTGTTAGTTGATTTAAAACATACGCGGGGTAGTATAAAATTGCGGTTAActtcattcaaaaaatatttgtataatttaaatgtagaaCAAATTGCTAtagattcaattaaaaaagcAGAATTAAAGTTAAGAATGCAAAGTGCTCAAGAAAGTTATGACGCGTTTAACAAAATTCAATGTAAAATCGAGTTAGTGTCTGATGATATGAAAGATCATACAGAATACAGAGAAAATTTTGAAGACATTTATTTTTCGTGTATGGCATCGGCACAGTCTTTAATTGAATCAAATATGAATGACGGTTCTAACTGTAATAGCTCGTTAACTTCTAGTATAAAATTACCTCAAATAAAGCTACCCTCCTTCAACGGTTCTTATGATCAATggttagaatttaaaaattcatatgttAGTATGATACATATGCGTTCAGATCTCGATGCGATtcaaaagtttcattatttacgATCATCACTTTCCGGTAGTGCATATCAAGTAATAAGCGCTTTAGAATTTACAGCTCTCAACTATTCGCACGCTTGGGCTTTACTTGAGAACAGATTTAATAATGAACGGCTTTTAGTGCATAATCATATCAAAGCGTTATTTACTGTACCTGGTATGAATAAAGAATCGCCTAAACAAATCAGAATATTAATAGATACTATTTTACGTAACTTACGAGCTCTTAAAACGTTAAACGAACCCACAGAGCATTGGGAtaccttaataatttatttaatagcatCTAAACTAGACGTTTCTACTGAAAAAGAGTGGGAAAATTACAAAGGATCTATTACGTACGCTACACAAAAGGATTCTAATCCTAAATTAAAGTTAGATGATTTGTTAACATTCCTTCGCAATCGAGCTGATACATTAGAAATGATACATGCTAATCATACAGGTGCTAGTTCGCAAAAATCGCACGATAATCGGCCTCATTGTGATATCAAAAAACCAACATCGCAAACAAAATTACATAGTTTTATTTCTACGCGTAAAGATTCTTTGAATAAGTCGGGTAGTAATAAACGTTCTTATAACTGCGTCGCATGTAGTAGTAATCATGCGCTTTACACTTGTCCTATTTTTCTTAACTTAACAGTTAAagatagaataaaattaatagacgATAATAAAGTTTGTCGTAATTGTCTACGTTCGGGTCATGCAATAGAAAATTGTTTATTCGGGCCCTGTAAGCATTGTCAGTCTAAACACAATACGTTATTGCATTTAGGAAgcattaataatgttttattacctCCCATTTATAGTATGAATAAGGAATCAGCTGATCGAGATAGTGCGACCACTACGTCGACCGCGCTGCATTCTACCCGCACTAACTTAAATATTGATAGCACAGCTGACGAGTCGCGCATGTTGTCTCATTCCGTTTTGCTTTCTACCGCCttaacctttaagtatggacgtCATATTTTCTTAACACTACTGTGGACGTGTAGTCTCACAGGCTCCTATATGCACACACATTTTGTTTGGGGAATTTGA